One window from the genome of Musa acuminata AAA Group cultivar baxijiao chromosome BXJ1-4, Cavendish_Baxijiao_AAA, whole genome shotgun sequence encodes:
- the LOC135582065 gene encoding uncharacterized protein LOC135582065, whose product MEPESEPPPPPLSAEPPSEPVAEEDAEAEARRLKSLAEEKLLSSSLKSALKYAKRAARLAPDLDGVTQMVTALKVLRADPSDHYKVLRLPPFSTPAAVRKQYKALALMLHPDKAAAHPLPAAEDAFKRVADSFRFLSDRSLKRDLDLRLRLSLSAAASAEGEAPIPPVTFWTACTTCRLLHEFDRKYVGYRLVCPSCRKSFLAVEVPAGDKPSAAHENGAMKDEARVRVTRSRSSSRPRIPRFPALVGDKKRKTRVSPSPVAKMPRPSAEKTLAEIQMELIKAKGKDKSRNGGREKALAAVKMEEDNDISLMAVEDSDFYDFDKDRTEKSFKMGQIWAIYDDDDGMPRHYGLIDEVISFNPFRMTMSWLDIQCNGDEAMVLGEKSGLHISCGRFKVGRKVDIDSVNCFSHYVNCERAARELYRIYPNKGSVWALYGEQNAREDGRHYDIVVCLTSHSEMYGLSIAYLEKVVGYKTIFKRQAIGCHAIKWLKKDDMRLFSHQIPARKLSEAQGLDLPRDCWELDPASLPPDLLRIGCG is encoded by the coding sequence ATGGAACCCGAGTCCGAACCTCCGCCGCCGCCACTGTCAGCGGAGCCGCCCTCAGAACCTGTCGCTGAGGAGGACGCGGAAGCGGAGGCCCGCCGCCTCAAGTCCCTGGCGGAGGAGAAGCTTCTCTCGTCGTCTCTCAAGTCCGCCCTCAAGTATGCGAAGCGCGCCGCCCGGCTCGCTCCCGACCTCGACGGTGTCACCCAGATGGTCACCGCCCTCAAGGTCCTCCGCGCCGACCCCTCCGACCACTACAAGGTCCTCCGCCTCCCACCCTTCTCCACTCCGGCCGCCGTCCGCAAGCAGTACAAGGCCCTCGCCCTCATGCTCCACCCCGACAAGGCCGCCGCCCACCCCCTCCCCGCCGCCGAGGACGCCTTCAAGCGCGTCGCTGACTCCTTTCGCTTCCTCTCCGACCGCTCCCTCAAGCGCGACTTGGACCTCCGGCTCCGCCTCTCACTATCGGCCGCCGCCTCTGCGGAGGGCGAGGCCCCGATCCCTCCCGTCACCTTCTGGACCGCCTGCACCACCTGCCGCCTCCTCCACGAGTTCGATCGCAAGTACGTCGGTTACCGACTCGTGTGCCCTAGCTGCCGCAAGAGCTTCCTCGCCGTTGAGGTCCCTGCTGGAGACAAGCCGAGCGCCGCTCATGAGAACGGAGCGATGAAAGATGAGGCCAGGGTTAGGGTAACTCGGTCGAGGTCCAGTTCCAGGCCTAGGATTCCCCGGTTTCCGGCGCTGGTGGGGGATAAGAAGAGGAAAACTAGGGTTTCGCCTTCCCCCGTTGCAAAGATGCCCCGGCCGAGTGCGGAGAAGACTTTGGCGGAGATACAGATGGAGCTCATCAAGGCGAAGGGAAAGGACAAGAGTAGGAACGGAGGGAGGGAGAAGGCTTTAGCTGCCGTGAAAATGGAAGAAGACAATGATATAAGCCTTATGGCAGTGGAGGACTCCGATTTCTACGATTTCGACAAGGACAGGACAGAGAAAAGCTTCAAAATGGGGCAGATTTGGgctatatatgatgatgatgatggaatgCCACGGCATTATGGACTAATAGATGAGGTGATATCATTCAATCCATTCAGAATGACAATGAGCTGGTTAGACATTCAGTGCAATGGGGATGAGGCTATGGTGCTCGGGGAAAAGTCGGGGTTGCATATTTCGTGTGGGCGGTTCAAGGTGGGGAGGAAGGTTGACATAGATTCTGTGAACTGCTTCTCCCATTACGTCAATTGTGAGAGAGCTGCGAGGGAGCTTTATAGGATTTATCCTAATAAGGGTTCTGTATGGGCTCTCTACGGTGAGCAGAATGCAAGAGAGGATGGAAGGCACTACGATATCGTTGTCTGCCTCACCAGTCACAGTGAGATGTACGGGTTGAGCATCGCTTATCTTGAGAAGGTGGTAGGTTACAAGACAATATTTAAGAGGCAAGCAATCGGTTGCCATGCTATTAAGTGGCTCAAGAAAGATGATATGAGGTTGTTTTCACACCAAATACCTGCTCGAAAACTTTCAGAGGCCCAGGGATTAgacctgccaagagactgctgggAGCTTGATCCTGCTTCCCTTCCTCCTGATTTGCTTAGAATTGGTTGTGGTTGA
- the LOC135672332 gene encoding uncharacterized protein LOC135672332, whose translation MLLAVLFTNTEGNILVERFQGVPTEERLHWRSFLVKLGADNLRRAKNEELFVASHKSVYIVYTMLGDVSIYVVGKDEYDELTLSEVIYVITSSVKDACGKPPTERLFLDKYGKICLCLDEIVWKGLLENTDKSRIRRLTRLKPPTDV comes from the exons atgCTGCTTGCGGTTCTCTTCACGAACACCGAGGGCAACATCCTCGTTGAACG CTTTCAGGGAGTTCCTACAGAGGAGAGACTCCATTGGCGATCTTTTCTAGTAAAGCTAGGAGCAGATAATCTAAGAAGAGCTAAAAATGAAGAACTTTTTGTTGCTTCTCACAA GTCTGTTTATATTGTGTATACCATGCTTGGAGATGTCTCAATTTACGTCGTTGGCAAGGATGAGTATGATGAATTAACTT TGTCCGAAGTTATCTATGTGATAACCTCCTCCGTGAAGGATGCATGTGGTAAGCCTCCTACGGAACGCCTATTCCTTGACAAGTATGGAAAAATTTGCCTATGTCTGGATGAAATAGTTTGGAAG GGGCTGCTGGAGAACACTGATAAGAGCAGAATCCGACGTCTGACAAGGTTAAAGCCTCCTACTGATGTCTGA
- the LOC135642844 gene encoding protein TOPLESS-RELATED PROTEIN 2-like isoform X2, with product MSSLSRELVFLILQFLDEEKFKETVHKLEQESGFYFNMKHFEDLVQAGEWDEVERYLGGFTKVEDNRYSMKIFFEIRKQKYLEALDRHDRAKAVEILVKDLKVFASFNEELFKEITQLLTLENFRQNEQLSKYGDTKSARNIMLLELKKLIEANPLFRDKLTFPPFKASRLRTLINQSLNWQHQLCKNPRPNPDIKTLFTDHSCAAPTNGARAPPPTNGPLVGAIPKSGQFPPMGAHGIQPFQPVVSPPASAIAGWMTNANPPLPHAAMAQGPPGLVQPPNTAAFLKHPRTPTSAPGMDYQTADSEHLMKRMRMGQTDEVSFPGATHPPNIYSQDDIPKSVVRTLSQGSNIMSLDFHPVHQTILLVGTNVGDIAIWEVGSRERIVHRTFKVWEIGRCTVSLQAALMKDATISVNRCLWSPDGSIFGIAFSKHIVQIYAFNINGELRQPVEFDAHVGGVNDIAFSHPTKSLSIITCGDDKTIKVWDATTGQKQYTFEGHDAPVYSVCPHYKESIQFIFSTAIDGKIKAWLYDCLGSRVDYDAPGRWCTTMAYSADGTRLFSCGTSKDGESHLVEWNETEGAIKRTYSGFRKRSLGVVQFDTTKNRFLAAGDEFMIKFWDMDNINILTTTDADGGLPASPRLRFNREGSLLAVTTSDNGLKILANADGQRLVRVLESRAFEGTHVTSQQINANVKAPIVNALGAVSNVSSPIAATPELTDRTLPVVSMSSLAADIKPKISDDSEKIKCWKLADIVDSAHLKALRLPDPVTTSSKVVRLLYTNSGLAVLALGSNAIHKLWKWTRSERNPSGKSTTSVAPQLWQPANGILMTNETSDSNPEEATACIALSKNDSYVMSASGGKVSLFNMMTFKVMTTFMAPPPAATFLAFHPQDNNIIAIGMEDSSIQIYNVRVDEVKTKLKGHQKKITGLAFSQSLTVLVSSGADAQLCMWSIDGWDKKKSRFIQAPASRTAPLVGDTKVQFHNDQTHLLVVHESQLGIYDSKLECLRSWSPRDPLPAPISSAVYSCDGLLVYAGFCDGAVGVFEADSLKLRCRIALTAYISSSISSSGPVYPMVIAAHPSEPNQIALGMSDGAVHVVEPSDADSKWGAAPPQENGSLLRITSNPASSNSQASEPPPR from the exons ATGTCTTCTTTGAGTAGGGAATTGGTTTTCCTGATATTGCAGTTCCTGGACGAGGAAAAGTTCAAGGAAACCGTTCATAA GTTGGAACAAGAGTCAGGCTTTTACTTCAATATGAAGCACTTTGAGGATCTCGTTCAGGCAGGGGAATGGGACGAAGTTGAACGTTATCTTGGTGGTTTCACCAAGGTCGAGGACAATCGCTATTCGATGAAAATCTTCTTTGAGATCAGGAAGCAGAAGTACCTGGAAGCACTAGATAG GCATGATAGGGCAAAGGCTGTTGAAATACTCGTGAAGGATCTCAAAGTTTTTGCCTCTTTTAATGAGGAACTATTTAAGGAAATCACCCAGTTGCTTACCCTGGAGAATTTTAG GCAAAATGAACAGCTTTCTAAGTATGGAGACACTAAATCAGCCAGAAATATTATGCTTCTGGAGCTTAAGAAACTCATTGAAGCTAATCCTTTGTTCCGGGATAAATTGACATTTCCACCATTTAAAGCTTCTCGGCTGAGGACATTAATAAATCAAAG TCTTAATTGGCAGCATCAACTTTGCAAGAATCCACGGCCAAACCCTGATATCAAAACACTTTTTACTGATCATTCTTGTGCTGCTCCTACCAATGGAGCTCGTGCACCTCCACCTACCAATGGCCCTCTTGTTGGGGCCATTCCTAAATCTGGGCAATTCCCCCCGATGGGTGCTCATGGT ATTCAGCCATTCCAACCAGTTGTCTCTCCACCTGCGAGTGCCATTGCAGGATGGATGACAAATGCTAACCCACCATTACCACATGCTGCTATGGCACAAGGTCCCCCAGGTCTTGTTCAACCTCCAAATACAG CTGCCTTTTTGAAGCACCCAAGGACTCCTACAAGTGCCCCTGGTATGGATTATCAAACAGCAGACTCTGAACATTTGATGAAGAGAATGCGTATGGGTCAAACGGATGAG GTGTCGTTTCCTGGTGCAACTCATCCACCCAATATCTACTCCCAAGATGATATTCCAAAAAGTGTTGTGCGAACACTAAGTCAGGGGTCAAATATCATGAGTTTGGATTTCCACCCTGTGCATCAAACAATTCTTCTTG TTGGAACAAATGTTGGTGACATTGCCATATGGGAAGTTGGGTCTCGAGAAAGGATAGTGCATAGAACTTTCAAGGTCTGGGAGATTGGAAGATGTACTGTGTCTTTACAG GCTGCACTAATGAAAGATGCTACCATATCTGTCAATCGATGCTTATGGAGTCCGGATGGATCTATATTTG GCATTGCTTTTTCAAAGCATATTGTTCAAATATATGCTTTTAATATAAATGGAGAGTTGAGGCAACCGGTGGAG TTCGATGCTCATGTTGGTGGTGTCAATGATATTGCCTTCTCTCATCCCACCAAGAGTTTGTCGATAATCACATGTGGTGATGACAAGACAATTAAA GTTTGGGATGCTACAACAGGACAGAAGCAGTACACATTTGAGGGCCATGATGCTCCTGTATACTCTGTTTGCCCACACTATAAGGAGTCAATCCAG TTCATCTTCTCCACTGCCATTGATGGGAAAATCAAGGCATGGCTCTATGATTGTTTGGGTTCTAGAGTTGACTATGATGCTCCTGGACGTTGGTGCACGACAATGGCATACAGTGCTGATGGAACAAG GCTCTTTTCTTGTGGAACCAGTAAAGATGGTGAATCACATTTAGTTGAGTGGAATGAGACTGAGGGAGCTATTAAAAGGACATACTCTGGCTTTAGAAAACGTTCATTAGGAGTTGTCCAATTTGACACCACAAAGAACCGGTTCTTGGCTGCTGGAGATGAATTTATGATTAAGTTTTGGGATATGGACAACATTAATATACTGACTACAACTGATGCAGATGGTGGATTGCCT GCAAGTCCTCGTCTGAGATTCAACCGTGAAGGATCATTGCTGGCAGTTACAACAAGTGACAATGGTCTTAAAATCTTAGCTAATGCTGATGGACAACGGTTGGTGAGGGTGCTTGAGAGTAGGGCATTTGAAGGCACTCATGTTACTTCTCAACAGATTAATGCTAATGTAAag GCCCCGATTGTAAATGCACTTGGagctgtttcaaatgtttctagtCCTATAGCAGCTACTCCTGAACTAACCGATCGAACCCTCCCTGTAGTGTCAATGAGTAGCTTG GCTGCAGATATTAAACCAAAGATTTCAGATGATTCTGAAAAGATAAAATGCTGGAAATTAGCTGATATTGTTGATTCTGCTCACCTCAAAGCCTTGCGGTTGCCAGATCCAGTGACGACATCAAGCAAG GTTGTTCGTTTGTTATACACAAACTCTGGGCTGGCAGTATTGGCACTTGGCTCCAATGCAATCCATAAGCTGTGGAAATGGACACGGAGTGAGCGGAATCCATCTGGCAAG TCAACCACATCTGTCGCCCCTCAGCTATGGCAACCAGCAAATGGTATTCTAATGACTAATGAAACAAGTGACAGCAATCCAGAAGAAGCAACTGCATGTATTGCTTTGTCAAAGAACGACTCTTATGTCATGTCTGCATCCGGTGGAAAGGTTTCTTTGTTTAACATGATGACTTTCAAG GTTATGACAACATTCATGGCACCCCCACCTGCAGCCACCTTCCTAGCATTCCATCCTCAGGACAACAATATTATTGCAATTGGAATGGAAGATTCTAGTATTCAGATATATAATGTTCGTGTTGATGAG GTTAAAACCAAGTTGAAAGGTCATCAGAAAAAGATAACAGGTCTTGCGTTTTCCCAGTCATTAACTGTGCTTGTCTCTTCAGGAGCTGATGCTCAG CTCTGCATGTGGAGCATTGATGGATGGGACAAGAAAAAATCACGATTTATCCAGGCACCAGCCTCTCGTACAGCTCCTTTAGTTGGTGACACCAAAGTTCAATTTCACAATGATCAGACACACCTCTTGGTCGTTCATGAAAGCCAACTGGGAATCTATGACAGTAAGCTTGAATGTTTGCGCTCG TGGTCGCCTAGAGATCCACTACCAGCTCCAATTTCTAGTGCAGTGTATTCTTGTGATGGTCTCTTGGTATATGCCGGATTTTGTGATGGTGCAGTTGGAGTTTTTGAAGCAGATAGCCTGAAGCTTCGTTGTCGAATTGCGCTTACTGCTTATATAAGCTCATCCATTTCTAG TTCTGGTCCAGTTTATCCCATGGTGATTGCGGCTCACCCGTCCGAACCAAATCAGATCGCACTGGGGATGAGCGACGGTGCAGTTCACGTTGTGGAGCCATCCGACGCCGACTCAAAATGGGGGGCAGCACCACCCCAGGAAAACGGATCTCTCCTGCGCATCACCTCCAATCCTGCCTCAAGCAACAGTCAGGCGTCAGAACCCCCTCCGAGGTGA
- the LOC135642844 gene encoding protein TOPLESS-RELATED PROTEIN 2-like isoform X1, translating into MSSLSRELVFLILQFLDEEKFKETVHKLEQESGFYFNMKHFEDLVQAGEWDEVERYLGGFTKVEDNRYSMKIFFEIRKQKYLEALDRHDRAKAVEILVKDLKVFASFNEELFKEITQLLTLENFRQNEQLSKYGDTKSARNIMLLELKKLIEANPLFRDKLTFPPFKASRLRTLINQSLNWQHQLCKNPRPNPDIKTLFTDHSCAAPTNGARAPPPTNGPLVGAIPKSGQFPPMGAHGIQPFQPVVSPPASAIAGWMTNANPPLPHAAMAQGPPGLVQPPNTAAFLKHPRTPTSAPGMDYQTADSEHLMKRMRMGQTDEVSFPGATHPPNIYSQDDIPKSVVRTLSQGSNIMSLDFHPVHQTILLVGTNVGDIAIWEVGSRERIVHRTFKVWEIGRCTVSLQAALMKDATISVNRCLWSPDGSIFGIAFSKHIVQIYAFNINGELRQPVEFDAHVGGVNDIAFSHPTKSLSIITCGDDKTIKVWDATTGQKQYTFEGHDAPVYSVCPHYKESIQFIFSTAIDGKIKAWLYDCLGSRVDYDAPGRWCTTMAYSADGTRLFSCGTSKDGESHLVEWNETEGAIKRTYSGFRKRSLGVVQFDTTKNRFLAAGDEFMIKFWDMDNINILTTTDADGGLPASPRLRFNREGSLLAVTTSDNGLKILANADGQRLVRVLESRAFEGTHVTSQQINANVKAPIVNALGAVSNVSSPIAATPELTDRTLPVVSMSSLLQAADIKPKISDDSEKIKCWKLADIVDSAHLKALRLPDPVTTSSKVVRLLYTNSGLAVLALGSNAIHKLWKWTRSERNPSGKSTTSVAPQLWQPANGILMTNETSDSNPEEATACIALSKNDSYVMSASGGKVSLFNMMTFKVMTTFMAPPPAATFLAFHPQDNNIIAIGMEDSSIQIYNVRVDEVKTKLKGHQKKITGLAFSQSLTVLVSSGADAQLCMWSIDGWDKKKSRFIQAPASRTAPLVGDTKVQFHNDQTHLLVVHESQLGIYDSKLECLRSWSPRDPLPAPISSAVYSCDGLLVYAGFCDGAVGVFEADSLKLRCRIALTAYISSSISSSGPVYPMVIAAHPSEPNQIALGMSDGAVHVVEPSDADSKWGAAPPQENGSLLRITSNPASSNSQASEPPPR; encoded by the exons ATGTCTTCTTTGAGTAGGGAATTGGTTTTCCTGATATTGCAGTTCCTGGACGAGGAAAAGTTCAAGGAAACCGTTCATAA GTTGGAACAAGAGTCAGGCTTTTACTTCAATATGAAGCACTTTGAGGATCTCGTTCAGGCAGGGGAATGGGACGAAGTTGAACGTTATCTTGGTGGTTTCACCAAGGTCGAGGACAATCGCTATTCGATGAAAATCTTCTTTGAGATCAGGAAGCAGAAGTACCTGGAAGCACTAGATAG GCATGATAGGGCAAAGGCTGTTGAAATACTCGTGAAGGATCTCAAAGTTTTTGCCTCTTTTAATGAGGAACTATTTAAGGAAATCACCCAGTTGCTTACCCTGGAGAATTTTAG GCAAAATGAACAGCTTTCTAAGTATGGAGACACTAAATCAGCCAGAAATATTATGCTTCTGGAGCTTAAGAAACTCATTGAAGCTAATCCTTTGTTCCGGGATAAATTGACATTTCCACCATTTAAAGCTTCTCGGCTGAGGACATTAATAAATCAAAG TCTTAATTGGCAGCATCAACTTTGCAAGAATCCACGGCCAAACCCTGATATCAAAACACTTTTTACTGATCATTCTTGTGCTGCTCCTACCAATGGAGCTCGTGCACCTCCACCTACCAATGGCCCTCTTGTTGGGGCCATTCCTAAATCTGGGCAATTCCCCCCGATGGGTGCTCATGGT ATTCAGCCATTCCAACCAGTTGTCTCTCCACCTGCGAGTGCCATTGCAGGATGGATGACAAATGCTAACCCACCATTACCACATGCTGCTATGGCACAAGGTCCCCCAGGTCTTGTTCAACCTCCAAATACAG CTGCCTTTTTGAAGCACCCAAGGACTCCTACAAGTGCCCCTGGTATGGATTATCAAACAGCAGACTCTGAACATTTGATGAAGAGAATGCGTATGGGTCAAACGGATGAG GTGTCGTTTCCTGGTGCAACTCATCCACCCAATATCTACTCCCAAGATGATATTCCAAAAAGTGTTGTGCGAACACTAAGTCAGGGGTCAAATATCATGAGTTTGGATTTCCACCCTGTGCATCAAACAATTCTTCTTG TTGGAACAAATGTTGGTGACATTGCCATATGGGAAGTTGGGTCTCGAGAAAGGATAGTGCATAGAACTTTCAAGGTCTGGGAGATTGGAAGATGTACTGTGTCTTTACAG GCTGCACTAATGAAAGATGCTACCATATCTGTCAATCGATGCTTATGGAGTCCGGATGGATCTATATTTG GCATTGCTTTTTCAAAGCATATTGTTCAAATATATGCTTTTAATATAAATGGAGAGTTGAGGCAACCGGTGGAG TTCGATGCTCATGTTGGTGGTGTCAATGATATTGCCTTCTCTCATCCCACCAAGAGTTTGTCGATAATCACATGTGGTGATGACAAGACAATTAAA GTTTGGGATGCTACAACAGGACAGAAGCAGTACACATTTGAGGGCCATGATGCTCCTGTATACTCTGTTTGCCCACACTATAAGGAGTCAATCCAG TTCATCTTCTCCACTGCCATTGATGGGAAAATCAAGGCATGGCTCTATGATTGTTTGGGTTCTAGAGTTGACTATGATGCTCCTGGACGTTGGTGCACGACAATGGCATACAGTGCTGATGGAACAAG GCTCTTTTCTTGTGGAACCAGTAAAGATGGTGAATCACATTTAGTTGAGTGGAATGAGACTGAGGGAGCTATTAAAAGGACATACTCTGGCTTTAGAAAACGTTCATTAGGAGTTGTCCAATTTGACACCACAAAGAACCGGTTCTTGGCTGCTGGAGATGAATTTATGATTAAGTTTTGGGATATGGACAACATTAATATACTGACTACAACTGATGCAGATGGTGGATTGCCT GCAAGTCCTCGTCTGAGATTCAACCGTGAAGGATCATTGCTGGCAGTTACAACAAGTGACAATGGTCTTAAAATCTTAGCTAATGCTGATGGACAACGGTTGGTGAGGGTGCTTGAGAGTAGGGCATTTGAAGGCACTCATGTTACTTCTCAACAGATTAATGCTAATGTAAag GCCCCGATTGTAAATGCACTTGGagctgtttcaaatgtttctagtCCTATAGCAGCTACTCCTGAACTAACCGATCGAACCCTCCCTGTAGTGTCAATGAGTAGCTTG CTGCAGGCTGCAGATATTAAACCAAAGATTTCAGATGATTCTGAAAAGATAAAATGCTGGAAATTAGCTGATATTGTTGATTCTGCTCACCTCAAAGCCTTGCGGTTGCCAGATCCAGTGACGACATCAAGCAAG GTTGTTCGTTTGTTATACACAAACTCTGGGCTGGCAGTATTGGCACTTGGCTCCAATGCAATCCATAAGCTGTGGAAATGGACACGGAGTGAGCGGAATCCATCTGGCAAG TCAACCACATCTGTCGCCCCTCAGCTATGGCAACCAGCAAATGGTATTCTAATGACTAATGAAACAAGTGACAGCAATCCAGAAGAAGCAACTGCATGTATTGCTTTGTCAAAGAACGACTCTTATGTCATGTCTGCATCCGGTGGAAAGGTTTCTTTGTTTAACATGATGACTTTCAAG GTTATGACAACATTCATGGCACCCCCACCTGCAGCCACCTTCCTAGCATTCCATCCTCAGGACAACAATATTATTGCAATTGGAATGGAAGATTCTAGTATTCAGATATATAATGTTCGTGTTGATGAG GTTAAAACCAAGTTGAAAGGTCATCAGAAAAAGATAACAGGTCTTGCGTTTTCCCAGTCATTAACTGTGCTTGTCTCTTCAGGAGCTGATGCTCAG CTCTGCATGTGGAGCATTGATGGATGGGACAAGAAAAAATCACGATTTATCCAGGCACCAGCCTCTCGTACAGCTCCTTTAGTTGGTGACACCAAAGTTCAATTTCACAATGATCAGACACACCTCTTGGTCGTTCATGAAAGCCAACTGGGAATCTATGACAGTAAGCTTGAATGTTTGCGCTCG TGGTCGCCTAGAGATCCACTACCAGCTCCAATTTCTAGTGCAGTGTATTCTTGTGATGGTCTCTTGGTATATGCCGGATTTTGTGATGGTGCAGTTGGAGTTTTTGAAGCAGATAGCCTGAAGCTTCGTTGTCGAATTGCGCTTACTGCTTATATAAGCTCATCCATTTCTAG TTCTGGTCCAGTTTATCCCATGGTGATTGCGGCTCACCCGTCCGAACCAAATCAGATCGCACTGGGGATGAGCGACGGTGCAGTTCACGTTGTGGAGCCATCCGACGCCGACTCAAAATGGGGGGCAGCACCACCCCAGGAAAACGGATCTCTCCTGCGCATCACCTCCAATCCTGCCTCAAGCAACAGTCAGGCGTCAGAACCCCCTCCGAGGTGA